Genomic segment of Paraburkholderia agricolaris:
CTGACGGGAATGGAACGAATTGACGTGCGTGCGATTAAAAGCACGGTGGCACTCGATCTTCACCCGGATACGGTTTTCCAGATTATCGAAGGCTACATCGTAGGCGACACCTCGCGTCAGCGGAACTTCGAACGTTGACGATTTATGTGTGAAACCGGTTGTCAGCAAGCGGATCGACGTTTCGGATTCAGCCTCACGGGGCGGTCAACGCGATCGGCGGCGTCGCGCACGGGCAGTAGGGGAACGATTTCACGTCAGGGGTACATACCGTGACGTACAGAACGGAGACTGTTTCATGGATGTCGAAGTACCATCCAACTACGCTCGGGTAACGCAAGCCGCTCGCGGCACCGCACCGACTTCATCAGGCCTGGTTTCGGGACACTCGTCGAAGAGACTATCTCCACGTGCGGGTTTGCTTGAAAAGTGCAGCGCGTTTCTTGACCGGATACTGGGACGTGTGTCGATCCAGGAGTCGAAGTCTGTCGTTCCCCGTATTCCGCTTTCCGAATGCTGCGCGAAAATCGATCAATGGGCCGCCGACCTCGAGGTTCCCGACGGCGAGTTTCGCGCGCCCGCGGCGGTGCTCATCAAGCACGCACTTTACTCATCGGATCTCGAGCTGGATCTGACGCCATACGGCGTGCTGGCGCTGCCTGCCGAAGTCGCCGTTGCACTGTCGGGAAAGCGCGTCCTTTACGGGCCGATTCTTTGCGGTTCGGCTAGCACACCGCTGACGGCGACGCTGCTGCGTGCCCGCTTCGACGCTCACATAAAAGCCTGGGTTGCGTGCTCGCGAGCGGAGATTTGCGAGCAGCGAGCAGTGGCTGCCAGACGGATCGGCGCTTTCCTCGACAACCCAAACACGGACGTCCTCGACCTCCGGCGGCTCTCCCTGCTCTCGTTGCCGCCGCAACTCGGCGCGCTCGACGAGCTATGCCGGCAGACCGGACACAAACCGCTGCGGCAACTCGTCATCTACTGGAACAAGCTGAACGTGCTACCGGATTCGATCGGCATGCTGCGCGATCTCGAGGTTCTCGACGCCTCGTATAACGAAATCACAACGGTATCCGAGTCGATTGTCCGGCTCGACAAACTGCGCAGTGTCGATCTGACGAGAAATGGCCTGAAGTCGCTGCCGGGTGCGTTGTGCGCGCTACCGGCTCTGACGCGCCTGTGCCTTACGCAAAATGGCATCAGTGCATTGGGAGACGGGATCGGCCAGTTGGCGACGTTACAGGAACTCGACATCAGTGACAATCCGCTGGCCGACCTGTCACCCGGGTTCGGATTGTTATGCGCGCTGCACATCCTGAACGGTTCCAGAACACGTATCAGGTCGTTACCGGATACGTTTGTCAATCTGGTGTCCTTGCGCGTTCTTAAGCTGGTGGACACGCCACTCGAATCGTTGCCTGAGCAATTCGGAAAATTGACTGCGCTCGAACAGGTCGATCTGTCCGAAAGCAACCTCGCCGTAGTACCTGAATCGATCGGGGGGCTGTCCAAGCTGCGTTTTCTCGCGCTAAATCTCAATCCGCTTATTTGTTTGCCGTCCTCGATCGGCGAATTGTCCGAATCATGCCTGATATACGCGTCTCCCGAGCATTTCGTGCCGGAGGAAAAAGAGCGCTTGGAGAGCAATACAGGGGCCGGTCCGCGCGTGCGGTTCGGCAAGCCTTCTGACGAACAGAACGGGCGTACCGAACGCGGCTTGCAGGCGGCACTGAAGATGTGGCTGCCGGCACTGCAAGCGCAAAGCGACGAAGGAAAATGGAGACTATTTCTGGACACGCCATACTGGCGCGACTTCGCCGAGTTGCTGACCCGTCTCAAGGAGACGGCCGAGGCACGTGTGCCGGCCACGCGCGCGCAACTCGCGACGCGCGTGTCGAACGTCGTCGATGCGTTGGCGGTATCGGCGACGCTTCGGGTCACCGTGTTCGATATCGCGCGCGAGGCACTGGGACAGTGTGGCGACCGCGTCGGCTACGGGCTGCAAATGATCGAATTTGCCGTGCTCAATGCCCAGGCCGAATCGGGCGATCTCGATACGGTCGCGCTGGTCACAACGGGCCGGCAAATGTGCCTGCAGTCCGAACTGACGCGCATTGTCATCGAGAAACTGCAAACGCTGAGCGACAAGGAAACAGTAGAGACGTACCTCGGCTATCAGGTCCGGTTGAG
This window contains:
- a CDS encoding NEL-type E3 ubiquitin ligase domain-containing protein, coding for MDVEVPSNYARVTQAARGTAPTSSGLVSGHSSKRLSPRAGLLEKCSAFLDRILGRVSIQESKSVVPRIPLSECCAKIDQWAADLEVPDGEFRAPAAVLIKHALYSSDLELDLTPYGVLALPAEVAVALSGKRVLYGPILCGSASTPLTATLLRARFDAHIKAWVACSRAEICEQRAVAARRIGAFLDNPNTDVLDLRRLSLLSLPPQLGALDELCRQTGHKPLRQLVIYWNKLNVLPDSIGMLRDLEVLDASYNEITTVSESIVRLDKLRSVDLTRNGLKSLPGALCALPALTRLCLTQNGISALGDGIGQLATLQELDISDNPLADLSPGFGLLCALHILNGSRTRIRSLPDTFVNLVSLRVLKLVDTPLESLPEQFGKLTALEQVDLSESNLAVVPESIGGLSKLRFLALNLNPLICLPSSIGELSESCLIYASPEHFVPEEKERLESNTGAGPRVRFGKPSDEQNGRTERGLQAALKMWLPALQAQSDEGKWRLFLDTPYWRDFAELLTRLKETAEARVPATRAQLATRVSNVVDALAVSATLRVTVFDIAREALGQCGDRVGYGLQMIEFAVLNAQAESGDLDTVALVTTGRQMCLQSELTRIVIEKLQTLSDKETVETYLGYQVRLRELGVDLPGGAPGMNHWATSGLTNEDIEIAGARLKALSLDGNEQMKVFLRDYGPLKAYVERVFKAELSEVDALFRDEGERLAVRPDEMSYAAYDKLARGYIERKERAWLDKRNELIDAVVADAKASAAEAATTASTGGGLND